Proteins encoded within one genomic window of Microbacterium sp. zg-B185:
- a CDS encoding HNH endonuclease signature motif containing protein — protein MGFLSELQGHLDSLRAQFGQDFELGELSGLLRRADSQQALSFVATAAALNNGVENLMAVGAGVLAERSTRDLGHSGVAAVHGHSTPVALIQSITGGTKADAARAVRVGQALLEGEPTVAPASDAAETAPRSLTAGGPWHQPLRAAMLSGRITPAQHDAIRRGLGEPPLETAGASDDVVREVWSCAAEQLLTEIDGMPVEELLRRARQVRDALDPVGAEERFARRYEDRSIRRWTDQDGVHRASIIFEDEGWAWVDAIWDSALRPRRGGPRFVDSDAAAAADALMKDPRTDEQLAYDLMLDLWKAGALASASDVFGARQPGVRMVVIKDAIGPRDAFGRMVATGHFEDRGDAVPGSVIDRALCDVGAQEIIFDRQGNPLKLGREQRLYSARQRIALAVRDGGCMFPGCCVPASYCEAHHCDHWQEHEGRTDVDRGILLCRFHHMLLHNNGWRITRADLGAFVLHPPPGRGDPIALKTKSPIAWAWDPPPTERRGWRAA, from the coding sequence ATGGGTTTTTTATCCGAGCTTCAGGGTCACCTCGACTCGCTTCGTGCGCAGTTCGGGCAGGACTTCGAGCTCGGGGAGCTGTCCGGGTTGCTGCGTCGCGCGGACAGCCAGCAGGCGCTGTCGTTCGTGGCGACGGCCGCTGCGCTGAACAACGGAGTGGAGAACCTGATGGCGGTCGGCGCCGGAGTCCTCGCCGAACGGTCGACCCGCGACCTCGGTCACTCCGGTGTCGCGGCGGTGCACGGGCACAGCACTCCAGTTGCGTTGATCCAGTCGATCACCGGTGGCACGAAGGCGGATGCCGCACGCGCAGTGCGCGTCGGCCAGGCGCTGCTGGAGGGCGAGCCGACGGTGGCGCCGGCATCCGATGCGGCCGAGACGGCGCCTCGCTCGCTGACGGCGGGTGGGCCGTGGCATCAGCCGCTGCGCGCGGCGATGCTGAGCGGACGGATCACACCGGCGCAGCACGACGCGATTCGCCGCGGGCTGGGGGAGCCGCCGCTCGAGACCGCCGGCGCCTCCGATGACGTGGTGCGCGAGGTGTGGTCGTGCGCCGCCGAGCAACTGCTGACCGAAATCGACGGGATGCCGGTGGAAGAGCTGCTGCGCCGCGCTCGCCAGGTGCGGGACGCGCTGGATCCGGTCGGCGCGGAGGAGCGCTTCGCGCGTCGGTACGAGGACCGGTCGATCCGCAGGTGGACCGACCAGGACGGTGTGCACCGGGCGAGCATCATCTTCGAGGACGAAGGGTGGGCCTGGGTCGATGCGATCTGGGATTCCGCACTGCGACCGCGGCGGGGTGGTCCGCGGTTCGTGGATTCGGATGCCGCGGCAGCCGCCGACGCTCTGATGAAGGATCCGCGGACGGACGAACAGCTCGCGTACGACCTGATGCTGGACCTGTGGAAGGCCGGAGCGCTCGCGTCGGCGAGCGATGTGTTCGGCGCGCGGCAGCCCGGGGTGCGCATGGTTGTGATCAAGGACGCGATCGGACCCCGCGATGCCTTCGGTCGGATGGTTGCGACCGGGCACTTCGAGGATCGGGGCGACGCGGTTCCCGGGTCGGTCATCGACCGGGCGCTGTGCGATGTCGGCGCGCAGGAGATCATCTTCGACCGGCAGGGGAATCCGCTGAAGCTCGGTCGCGAACAGCGCCTGTACTCGGCGCGGCAGCGGATCGCGCTGGCGGTTCGCGACGGCGGATGCATGTTCCCCGGATGCTGCGTCCCGGCCTCGTACTGCGAAGCGCACCATTGCGATCACTGGCAGGAGCATGAGGGTCGAACGGACGTGGACCGCGGCATCCTGCTGTGTCGGTTCCACCACATGCTGCTTCACAACAACGGATGGCGGATCACGCGCGCGGATCTCGGAGCTTTCGTTCTGCATCCACCGCCCGGGCGGGGTGATCCGATCGCGCTCAAGACGAAGTCGCCGATCGCGTGGGCGTGGGATCCGCCGCCGACCGAGAGGCGAGGCTGGCGGGCGGCGTGA
- a CDS encoding acyltransferase — MTDAPASRIEWMDVLRGTSIVLVVFNHAILFASSVPTGSPEIAWALNQVFAPIRMPLMVFLSGLLVAPSLARGWKVYLGGKARRVLYPYLVWSAIALVLLYLWGIRDGLVGGATPAPVTAWEPLRVLYDPLEHLWFLYDLFLFYVIALAITRISPLWIAAAALVAAALVPEFSVRRFLFLLVFFLLGVWMSQHPGTLNRVLSRRWVLWVCAAVSVGTVAAVVVGIGLRYTAISAPFAAAGIGLAILAARRIGSAGVLRPLRFVGRDSLVFYIVHWWPTSLGVAIGAATGNGWVALLAGTVVGLLVSTAVAWLIRVWPPLNWLFSAPQRHVVPTESRSRDSF, encoded by the coding sequence ATGACAGACGCCCCGGCATCCCGCATCGAGTGGATGGACGTGCTTCGGGGCACCTCGATCGTGCTCGTCGTGTTCAACCACGCGATCCTGTTCGCGAGCTCCGTGCCGACCGGGTCGCCCGAGATCGCGTGGGCTCTGAATCAGGTCTTCGCGCCGATCCGAATGCCGCTGATGGTGTTCCTGTCGGGCCTGCTGGTCGCGCCGTCCCTGGCACGCGGCTGGAAGGTGTACCTCGGCGGCAAGGCCCGACGCGTGCTGTATCCCTACCTCGTCTGGTCCGCCATCGCGCTCGTGCTGCTCTACCTGTGGGGCATCCGCGATGGTCTCGTCGGGGGCGCCACCCCCGCCCCGGTGACGGCGTGGGAACCACTCCGGGTGCTGTACGACCCGCTCGAGCACCTCTGGTTCCTCTACGACCTGTTCCTCTTCTATGTGATCGCGCTGGCGATCACCCGCATCTCACCGCTGTGGATCGCCGCGGCAGCTCTGGTTGCGGCCGCCCTCGTGCCTGAGTTCAGCGTGCGGCGGTTCCTCTTTCTGCTGGTGTTCTTCCTTCTCGGCGTCTGGATGTCGCAGCATCCGGGAACGCTGAATCGGGTCTTGTCGCGGCGGTGGGTCCTCTGGGTCTGCGCGGCGGTGTCGGTCGGCACGGTGGCGGCTGTCGTCGTCGGCATCGGGTTGCGCTATACGGCGATCTCAGCGCCGTTCGCCGCCGCGGGCATCGGCTTGGCCATCCTGGCCGCGCGGCGGATCGGCAGCGCCGGTGTGCTGCGGCCGCTGCGGTTCGTCGGTCGTGACAGTCTCGTCTTCTACATCGTGCATTGGTGGCCGACCAGCCTCGGGGTCGCGATCGGCGCCGCAACGGGCAACGGGTGGGTCGCCCTGCTGGCCGGCACGGTAGTGGGACTGCTCGTCAGCACCGCAGTGGCGTGGCTGATCCGCGTCTGGCCACCGCTCAACTGGCTCTTCTCGGCACCCCAGCGTCACGTCGTGCCCACCGAGTCCCGCTCGCGGGATTCGTTCTAG
- a CDS encoding acyltransferase — MSSTPRELDLAAQPSWGRRLAGIEGIRGIAALLVVAHHTTRYLTDGRSAVGGVFSLTEMAQHGLTVFFVLSGFLLYRPFVYSLIAGRRAPTIGGYLRNRMLRILPAYIVIFLLANFVLQTLLTENALTATLNGNPPPVGMITDPWTFVANLSLLQSFFPGTIMTGIGPAWSLGAELLFYLLLPALFGLGSFLVARGWKPVQAALAPVWLMVIVGVVTSVIVLVLVAGQPPTAQLEALWGSTWLAVLDRSVLAQAELFGFGMGIAALVVWLEQRGVVRTRSWMRYGGLALGLVFAFVGARYGGPIATTLVGVSAAAVVFVVLPGRADHTANAAARVLEWLPLRYLGLISYSVYLWHEPVAWWVRAHVPHDSTSVSGWAMSLAMVTAISVALASLTYFFVERPAMRRKSRTDRTTPRPAGPGEGVPAAR; from the coding sequence ATGTCCAGCACACCTCGTGAGCTCGACCTCGCCGCGCAGCCATCGTGGGGTCGGCGTCTGGCCGGCATCGAAGGCATCCGCGGCATCGCAGCTCTGCTCGTCGTGGCACATCACACCACCCGTTATCTCACCGACGGACGAAGCGCAGTGGGTGGCGTCTTCAGCCTCACCGAGATGGCGCAGCATGGGCTCACGGTCTTCTTCGTGCTGTCCGGCTTTTTGCTGTACCGGCCGTTCGTGTACTCGCTCATCGCGGGGCGGCGCGCCCCCACCATCGGCGGCTATCTGCGGAACCGGATGCTGCGCATCCTGCCCGCGTACATCGTGATCTTCTTGCTCGCCAACTTCGTTCTGCAGACTCTGCTGACCGAGAACGCGCTAACCGCCACCCTCAACGGCAACCCGCCTCCGGTCGGGATGATCACCGACCCGTGGACGTTCGTCGCCAATCTCTCGCTGCTGCAGAGCTTCTTTCCCGGCACGATCATGACCGGAATCGGCCCGGCCTGGTCGCTCGGCGCGGAACTGCTGTTCTATCTGCTGCTGCCGGCGCTGTTCGGGCTGGGCAGCTTTCTGGTCGCCAGGGGATGGAAGCCGGTGCAGGCGGCGCTGGCCCCCGTCTGGTTGATGGTGATCGTCGGAGTGGTCACGTCGGTGATCGTCCTGGTCCTGGTGGCCGGACAGCCACCGACCGCACAGCTGGAAGCCCTGTGGGGATCGACCTGGCTCGCGGTCCTGGACCGCAGCGTCCTCGCCCAGGCCGAGCTCTTCGGATTCGGAATGGGCATCGCCGCCCTCGTCGTCTGGCTGGAACAGCGCGGAGTCGTGCGCACCCGCTCGTGGATGCGATACGGCGGGCTCGCGCTCGGGCTCGTGTTTGCATTCGTCGGTGCCCGATACGGCGGACCCATAGCGACCACCCTCGTCGGCGTGAGTGCAGCGGCGGTCGTGTTCGTCGTCCTGCCCGGCCGAGCGGACCACACGGCAAACGCCGCGGCACGGGTTCTGGAGTGGTTGCCTCTCCGGTACCTGGGACTCATCTCTTACAGCGTGTATCTGTGGCACGAACCGGTCGCGTGGTGGGTTCGCGCGCACGTGCCGCACGACAGTACCTCTGTGTCGGGCTGGGCGATGAGCCTGGCGATGGTGACGGCGATCTCGGTCGCGCTCGCTTCGCTCACGTACTTCTTCGTCGAACGCCCGGCGATGCGGCGCAAGTCGCGGACGGACCGCACCACTCCGCGACCGGCTGGACCGGGGGAGGGCGTGCCCGCCGCGCGGTGA